In one Lolium rigidum isolate FL_2022 chromosome 3, APGP_CSIRO_Lrig_0.1, whole genome shotgun sequence genomic region, the following are encoded:
- the LOC124695624 gene encoding uncharacterized protein LOC124695624 gives MQLQYKFSSFQPLLPDVRDFPVRLRPYAKNYIDNRNKEYIVAKEQARLHEQFDAHLASGVLDHYLSKGDAGSHGDALKAVLNDSRQFSALDHDLIKLSFERRAELLGRRDQLHLFYKCFQRVTRDAQLRIEVQSLIDQLGRQDFFCIDDDAIDWDQKCCSELVDKFNKQVFTGSDLPKYYVIRGIMDYRAMSRMKDGSCSWCDVFQKVVGKPYDRWIQNIPSFWMDTRYYKHQYYDIIQQPLQKVRYFGIPWSGSLSFPAALLPAETSSTEPTSQSSENPRYEIGTILEMVMGDFCVETADRSALANECMRLYSELATEKIRIRILDDIAMKSFTESNEIQRRSLGQAETMDKLAGPIPNLTVRTDKLEAELSQEKALNSELKRQAGSR, from the exons ATGCAATTACAATACAAATTTTCTTCTTTTCAGCCGTTGCTACCAGATGTAAGAGATTTTCCGGTGCGTTTGCGACCTTACGCAAAAAATTATATTGATAACAGGAACAAAGAG TATATTGTCgcgaaagaacaagcaagattgcATGAACAATTTGATGCACATTTGGCTTCAGGTGTGTTAGATCATTATCTCAGCAAG GGTGATGCAGGTTCACACGGTGATGCACTGAAGGCTGTTCTTAATGATAGTAGACAGTTTTCAGCTCTGGATCATGATCTCATTAAGTTGTCTTTTGAG CGAAGAGCTGAGCTTCTGGGCAGGCGAGATCAATTACATTTATTTTACAAATGTTTTCAACGTGTTACTAGGGATGCACAG CTAAGAATTGAAGTTCAAAGTTTGATTGATCAGCTGGGCCGTCAAGACTTTTTCTGCATTGACGATGATGCTATTGATTGG GACCAGAAATGCTGTTCAGAACTTGTGGACAAATTCAACAAGCAAGTCTTCACTGGGtctgatcttccaaaatattatGTTATTCGTGGAATTATG GATTATCGAgcaatgtcacgcatgaaggatgGCTCATGTTCATGGTGCGATGTTTTTCAGAAG GTTGTTGGTAAACCATATGATAGGTGGATACAAAACATTCCTTCG TTTTGGATGGACACAAGATACTATAAGCACCAGTATTATGACATCATTCAACAACCATTGCAAAAGGTTAGATACTTTGGTATACCCTG GTCGGGCAGCCTTAGTTTTCCCGCAGCCCTCCTGCCTGCAGAAACATCTTCCACGGAGCCAACTTCTCAAAGCAGCGAG AATCCCCGCTACGAGATCGGGACCATTTTAGAAATGGTTATGGGCGATTTCTGCGTCGAGACGGCGGACAGAAGCGCCCTCGCCAATGAGTGCATGAGACTTTATTCTGAGCTCGCCACTGAGAAGATCCGGATTCGCATTCTCGATGATATCGCCATGAAATCGTTCACTGAGAGTAACGAGATCCAGCGGCGGAGCCTCGGCCAGGCGGAGACCATGGACAAACTCGCCGGACCGATCCCGAACCTCACGGTTAGGACGGACAAACTAGAGGCCGAGCTGTCACAGGAGAAGGCTCTCAACTCCGAGCTGAAGCGTCAAGCAGGCTCAAGGTAG